In Helianthus annuus cultivar XRQ/B chromosome 9, HanXRQr2.0-SUNRISE, whole genome shotgun sequence, the following are encoded in one genomic region:
- the LOC110906274 gene encoding filament-like plant protein 3, whose product MSDRCWVLEGELESLNMKVDSLETNVEKERALTKKMGAKCRELGELESLNLKVDYLETETKKERVVSGKMGDRCRELERELESLVLKVDSLETEVEKERALSKKMGVKGRELEGEISRLQCENQYPIPAIRNPELTMKQDTELALAGSKYADC is encoded by the exons ATGAGTGACAGATGTTGGGTACTAGAAGGCGAGTTGGAATCGTTAAATATGAAAGTTGATTCGCTAGAAACAAATGTTGAAAAGGAACGTGCCTTAACGAAGAAGATGGGAGCCAAATGTCGGGAATTAGGTGAGTTGGAATCCTTGAATCTGAAAGTTGATTATTTAGAAACCGAGACAAAAAAGGAGCGCGTTGTATCAGGGAAGATGGGAGACAGGTGTCGCGAATTAGAACGTGAATTGGAATCCTTGGTTTTGAAAGTTGATTCTCTAGAAACGGAGGTTGAGAAGGAGCGCGCGTTATCGAAGAAGATGGGAGTTAAAGGTCGGGAATTAGAAGGTGAGATTTCAAGATTACAATGTGAAAATCAGTACCCAATACCCGCCATCCGAAATCCGGAGCTCACGATGAAACAG GATACTGAACTAGCATTGGCTGGTAGTAAATATGCTGATTGCTAG